The following coding sequences lie in one Maribacter forsetii DSM 18668 genomic window:
- a CDS encoding beta strand repeat-containing protein, with product MKAIIFFIFFTVLAVPTVFGQIKIGDNPQNIDASSVLELESSSKVLVITRVTTLEMEAITPQRGGMVYNTDTECINYYDGTKWVNLCDAVDFNITNDPIINTRSTIEITESAGAINLEVAKNSILGDNIIDGGIGPDDIQDNSITQEKLADASVGSSELRQNSVGAEEIRDNSISVADMANDQAGQVLTTDENGIVQWQDSDDLYDLTFSKLDTTLTISRSTIAGVSTISLGALIGSDDQQLSLDENILSIENDPNTIDLSTYFQTISLDPDTNEIVLSGNGGSVPLPQTDGSETQLSEGNNITITGDGTADAPYVINAADAAVVDGTETVLQGGPTITITGEGSNDNPYIINASEVIALDNGNILIGGDEDTAVQAFINGDATMNNQGLLTIEEAAVTPAKIEPALGVLTEDQVLITTTAGVVGWADYTPGGGDDNQDASEVAYDNTTSGLEAITTQAAIDELVDSGLVDTDDQDASEVDYDNTTSGLEAITTQAAIDELADSGLVDTNTTNATLTLTDEDLDSTIESLTITDSEGAKVSILLSELNSGTDTTISTLALTDENLDGIDDSLTITDSAGTTFSILLTQINSVVDAEIDDALTDFNATTGYSINVDDTTIEIQGDALQVKEDAIGLDQLNPMGATTNGQILKWNQDNTEWELGTDLGGTLPEGQVLIGNAADEAAPQTITGDATIDNTGVITIEEDAIDNTMIAADVAGNGLVQNGTSGALDIIPGTADNQILKWDEATTSWELATDVGGELPAGQVLIGNATNNATPQTLSGDATIDNTGVITIEEDAIDNTMIAADVAGNGLVQNGTSGALDIIPGTADNQILKWDEATTSWELATDVGGELPAGQVLIGNATNNATPQTLSGDATIDNSGVITIEEDAIDNTMIAADVAGNGLVQNGTSGALDIIPGTADNQILKWDEATTSWELGADNGNVPDAVAGTIFFSDGSNALDIDETQLFWDDTQNVLGIGTNTPDSGTGINSIKLHVSGGRIRAEGILNSDGSPTTPAYRFINDTDNNSGMYFPAQDQLGFSVGGLETLLLKESVGNGLEIIAEGSLELTEQLLDQNGSPGNEGQILTATTTGTEWKEPQIFAMGKANGANSININGIQSISGGSGISTVNFSSPRIDSDYIIQLTVVGNNRIFVTSQTINGFTVEIRDAITDNLVTANWYFTLSDFE from the coding sequence ATGAAAGCAATAATTTTCTTTATTTTTTTTACAGTACTAGCGGTACCTACCGTATTCGGACAAATTAAAATAGGAGATAATCCCCAAAATATTGATGCTTCATCTGTCTTGGAGCTTGAAAGCTCCTCTAAAGTACTGGTCATTACCCGTGTTACTACATTAGAAATGGAAGCTATTACCCCACAACGTGGTGGTATGGTTTATAATACAGACACCGAATGCATCAATTATTATGACGGCACAAAATGGGTAAATCTTTGCGATGCCGTAGACTTCAATATCACTAACGATCCAATTATCAATACCCGAAGTACTATTGAAATTACAGAATCTGCCGGAGCCATAAATTTAGAGGTGGCAAAAAACAGTATTCTAGGCGATAATATTATTGACGGCGGTATTGGCCCAGATGATATTCAAGATAATTCTATTACACAAGAAAAATTAGCCGATGCATCTGTAGGTTCTAGTGAGCTTAGACAAAATTCTGTTGGTGCCGAAGAAATTAGAGACAACAGTATTTCTGTAGCCGATATGGCCAATGACCAAGCCGGTCAAGTATTGACTACAGACGAGAACGGTATTGTACAGTGGCAAGATTCAGACGACTTATACGACCTTACTTTTAGTAAACTAGATACTACGTTAACCATTTCGAGATCTACAATAGCGGGAGTTTCTACTATTAGTTTAGGTGCCTTAATTGGTTCTGACGATCAGCAATTGAGTTTGGATGAAAATATTCTTAGTATTGAGAATGACCCGAATACAATTGACTTATCTACTTATTTTCAAACCATAAGTCTTGACCCTGACACAAACGAAATTGTTTTAAGTGGTAACGGAGGATCGGTTCCCTTACCTCAAACAGACGGTTCAGAGACACAACTAAGCGAAGGAAATAATATTACCATTACAGGTGATGGAACAGCAGATGCGCCGTATGTAATAAATGCTGCCGATGCTGCAGTTGTAGATGGTACCGAAACCGTTTTACAAGGTGGACCAACTATAACTATAACCGGTGAAGGATCTAATGACAATCCTTATATTATAAATGCTTCTGAAGTGATAGCATTAGATAATGGCAATATTCTTATTGGAGGAGACGAAGACACCGCAGTACAAGCTTTTATAAATGGTGATGCTACTATGAACAACCAAGGTTTGCTAACTATAGAAGAAGCTGCAGTAACACCTGCTAAAATTGAGCCTGCACTTGGCGTACTGACGGAAGATCAAGTATTAATTACCACTACTGCCGGAGTTGTCGGATGGGCGGATTATACACCTGGTGGTGGTGACGATAATCAAGATGCCAGCGAAGTAGCATATGACAATACAACCTCTGGTTTAGAGGCTATTACTACTCAAGCGGCTATTGATGAACTTGTCGATAGTGGGTTGGTTGATACCGATGATCAAGATGCAAGCGAAGTAGACTACGACAATACCACCTCTGGTTTAGAGGCTATTACTACTCAAGCGGCTATTGATGAGCTTGCCGATAGTGGGCTGGTTGATACAAACACAACTAATGCAACATTGACTTTAACCGATGAAGATTTAGACAGCACTATTGAATCACTTACCATTACAGATTCTGAAGGAGCTAAAGTTAGTATTTTGCTTTCAGAATTGAATTCTGGAACAGATACGACTATTAGCACGCTAGCTTTGACTGATGAAAATTTAGACGGTATAGACGATTCGCTCACTATAACTGATTCGGCAGGCACAACCTTTAGTATTTTATTGACTCAAATAAATTCTGTTGTTGACGCAGAAATTGATGATGCACTAACAGATTTTAATGCAACCACCGGATATAGCATAAATGTTGATGATACCACAATCGAAATTCAAGGTGATGCCCTTCAAGTCAAAGAGGATGCAATAGGTTTAGACCAGCTGAACCCGATGGGCGCCACAACGAACGGTCAAATCCTTAAATGGAACCAAGACAATACAGAATGGGAATTGGGTACGGATCTTGGAGGCACACTGCCCGAAGGACAAGTTTTAATTGGTAATGCAGCTGACGAAGCAGCACCTCAAACTATTACAGGCGACGCCACAATAGACAATACGGGCGTTATTACCATTGAGGAGGATGCCATTGACAATACAATGATAGCGGCAGATGTAGCAGGTAACGGACTTGTACAAAATGGAACTTCAGGAGCCTTGGATATTATTCCAGGAACTGCGGATAATCAAATTTTAAAGTGGGATGAAGCTACGACTTCTTGGGAACTAGCGACTGATGTTGGCGGCGAACTACCCGCTGGGCAAGTCTTAATAGGAAACGCAACCAATAATGCAACACCACAAACTCTTAGCGGCGATGCTACAATTGACAACACAGGCGTTATTACCATTGAGGAGGATGCCATTGACAATACAATGATAGCGGCAGATGTCGCTGGCAATGGACTTGTACAAAATGGAACTTCAGGAGCCTTGGATATTATTCCAGGAACTGCGGATAATCAAATTTTAAAGTGGGATGAAGCTACGACTTCTTGGGAACTAGCGACTGATGTTGGCGGCGAACTACCCGCTGGGCAAGTCTTAATAGGAAACGCAACCAATAATGCAACACCACAAACTCTTAGCGGCGATGCTACAATTGACAATTCGGGCGTTATTACCATTGAGGAGGATGCCATTGACAATACAATGATAGCGGCAGATGTCGCTGGCAATGGACTTGTACAAAATGGAACTTCAGGAGCCTTAGATATTATTCCAGGAACTGCGGATAATCAAATTTTAAAGTGGGATGAAGCAACAACTTCTTGGGAGCTGGGAGCTGATAATGGTAATGTACCTGACGCCGTAGCAGGAACAATTTTCTTTTCGGATGGTTCCAATGCCTTAGACATTGACGAAACTCAGTTATTTTGGGATGATACTCAAAATGTATTAGGAATTGGAACTAATACTCCTGATAGCGGAACTGGTATCAATAGCATAAAATTACACGTTTCTGGTGGAAGAATTAGAGCGGAAGGCATTCTAAATTCAGACGGTAGTCCGACAACTCCAGCATATAGATTTATCAATGATACAGATAATAATTCTGGTATGTATTTTCCTGCACAAGATCAATTAGGTTTTTCCGTTGGTGGGCTAGAAACATTATTATTAAAAGAATCCGTAGGTAATGGACTAGAAATTATAGCTGAAGGAAGCTTAGAACTCACAGAACAACTTTTAGATCAGAACGGCAGTCCTGGTAACGAAGGTCAAATTTTAACAGCAACTACGACAGGTACAGAATGGAAAGAACCACAAATATTTGCAATGGGTAAAGCTAATGGCGCAAATTCAATAAATATTAATGGCATTCAATCTATTTCTGGAGGCTCCGGTATAAGCACTGTTAACTTTTCATCTCCGCGAATAGATTCTGATTATATAATTCAACTAACTGTAGTAGGAAACAATAGAATTTTTGTTACTTCACAAACCATTAATGGTTTTACTGTTGAAATCAGGGATGCAATAACTGA